A window from Erythrobacter sp. YJ-T3-07 encodes these proteins:
- a CDS encoding TIGR04222 domain-containing membrane protein yields MNIDLAQYGAAQFIMLYAGLIVLGWLLALIVPAILRPTGEPGRPRDFGQFAALASGKARYAEAVMADLLASGRLELEGKKFHVRDRQAATGGAETRLMSLGDSFGWRTFARAIDGAYQADRDALVDAGLLTGSGQALPVRIVAALPMLAIVLLGLYRLQAGSAEGEPVGILVILIALGAVVIGWRLIAGLRRTREGERALKEARQEHVGLKRAPTRDQMGLGVAIFGTAVLAGTPFDPLHAMRHGGGGDAGYAGDGGGDGGDGGGSGCGGGGCGGCGG; encoded by the coding sequence ATGAATATCGATCTGGCGCAATACGGCGCGGCACAGTTCATCATGCTCTATGCCGGGCTGATCGTGCTCGGCTGGCTGCTCGCGCTGATCGTGCCCGCGATCCTGCGCCCGACAGGCGAGCCGGGCCGCCCGCGCGATTTCGGCCAGTTCGCCGCGCTGGCAAGCGGCAAGGCCCGCTATGCCGAGGCGGTGATGGCCGACCTGCTCGCTTCGGGCCGGCTGGAGCTGGAGGGCAAGAAATTCCATGTGCGCGACCGGCAGGCCGCCACCGGCGGCGCGGAAACGCGGCTGATGTCGCTCGGCGACAGTTTCGGATGGCGGACCTTCGCGCGCGCGATCGACGGGGCCTATCAGGCGGATCGCGACGCGCTGGTCGATGCGGGCCTGCTGACCGGATCGGGCCAGGCGCTGCCGGTGCGGATCGTGGCCGCGCTGCCGATGCTCGCGATCGTCCTGCTCGGGCTGTATCGCCTGCAGGCCGGGAGCGCGGAGGGGGAGCCGGTGGGCATCCTCGTGATCCTGATCGCGCTGGGCGCGGTGGTGATCGGCTGGCGCCTGATCGCCGGCCTGCGCCGCACCCGGGAGGGCGAGCGCGCGCTGAAGGAGGCACGGCAGGAGCATGTCGGGCTCAAGCGCGCGCCGACCCGCGACCAGATGGGGCTGGGCGTCGCGATCTTCGGCACCGCCGTGCTGGCGGGTACGCCGTTCGACCCGCTGCACGCGATGCGCCATGGCGGCGGAGGCGATGCGGGCTATGCCGGAGATGGTGGGGGCGATGGCGGCGATGGCGGCGGATCGGGCTGCGGCGGCGGTGGCTGCGGCGGGTGCGGAGGATAG
- the trmD gene encoding tRNA (guanosine(37)-N1)-methyltransferase TrmD has protein sequence MSFTATVLTLYPEMFPGPLGVSLAGRALREGAWSLDTVQIRDFATDKHRTVDDTPAGGGAGMVLKCDVLAAALDSVTDTPLPVRGGVGEGRAAPEASTTHPSIPSLKGGEARVPVLAMTPRGKPITQARIRKIAEGPGVTILCGRFEGFDERLFEARPFIEEVSLADIVLSGGETAAIAILDACIRLLPGVMGAASSGTEESFEDGLLEYPHYTRPQEWEGRTIPEVLRSGDHAKIAAWRKQRSEEMTRLRRPDLWERHTDAPVQSASGAQRETKDQDQ, from the coding sequence ATTTCGTTCACCGCCACCGTCTTGACCCTCTACCCCGAGATGTTTCCCGGCCCGCTCGGCGTGTCGCTCGCCGGGCGTGCGCTGCGTGAGGGCGCATGGTCGCTCGACACCGTGCAGATTCGCGATTTCGCGACCGACAAGCATCGTACGGTGGACGATACGCCTGCCGGGGGCGGGGCGGGCATGGTGCTCAAGTGCGATGTGCTGGCAGCGGCGCTGGATAGTGTGACTGATACGCCCCTCCCCGTGCGGGGAGGGGTTGGGGAGGGGCGTGCTGCACCCGAAGCGTCGACCACCCACCCCTCAATCCCCTCCCTCAAGGGAGGGGAAGCCAGAGTCCCCGTCCTCGCGATGACACCTCGCGGAAAACCGATCACGCAGGCGCGCATTCGCAAGATCGCGGAGGGACCGGGCGTCACCATCCTGTGCGGCCGGTTCGAGGGGTTCGACGAGCGGCTGTTCGAGGCGCGCCCTTTTATCGAGGAAGTCAGCCTTGCCGACATCGTCCTGTCGGGCGGAGAGACCGCCGCAATCGCCATACTCGACGCTTGCATTCGGCTGCTTCCGGGAGTAATGGGCGCGGCTTCAAGCGGGACCGAGGAGTCGTTCGAGGACGGCCTTCTGGAATACCCGCACTACACCCGACCTCAGGAATGGGAAGGGCGCACGATCCCCGAAGTGCTGCGATCGGGGGATCATGCGAAGATCGCGGCGTGGCGAAAGCAACGCTCCGAAGAGATGACACGGTTACGCAGGCCGGATTTGTGGGAGCGTCACACCGATGCTCCGGTCCAGTCTGCCTCTGGCGCGCAGCGAGAAACGAAGGACCAGGACCAATGA
- the rplS gene encoding 50S ribosomal protein L19 codes for MNLIQQLEAEAIENLGKDIPEFRSGDTVRVGVKVVEGTRERIQNFEGVVIARSNRGMGSNFTVRKMSFGEGVERVFPLYSPIVDSITVVRRGVVRRAKLYYLRGRTGKSARIAERRDVRPAKGEKKDA; via the coding sequence ATGAACCTGATTCAGCAGCTCGAAGCCGAAGCGATTGAAAATCTCGGCAAGGATATTCCGGAATTCCGCTCCGGCGACACCGTGCGCGTCGGCGTGAAGGTCGTCGAAGGTACGCGTGAGCGTATTCAGAACTTCGAAGGCGTGGTCATCGCGCGTTCGAACCGCGGCATGGGTTCCAACTTCACCGTTCGCAAGATGAGCTTCGGCGAAGGTGTGGAGCGTGTGTTCCCGCTCTACTCGCCGATCGTCGACTCCATCACCGTGGTCCGCCGCGGCGTCGTGCGTCGTGCGAAGCTCTATTACCTGCGCGGCCGCACCGGCAAGAGCGCGCGCATCGCCGAACGTCGCGATGTGCGCCCCGCCAAGGGTGAGAAGAAGGACGCGTAA
- a CDS encoding S9 family peptidase, whose product MRHLLAAAAILALATPLAAQESDAMTSQATQNADLTIERVFASPGLDGPSPRQAKLSPDGRYLTLLRNRADDRERYDLWGYDRQSGEWTMLVDSEALGSGRELSEDEKMQRERARVGNLKGIIAYQWNADGSGVLVPLDGDLYLAKLDGTVTRLTDTEESELNPKLSPEGEFVSFVRDRQLWVGPVGGDAQPITPKEGELIRWGEAEFVAQEEMGRMTGFWWNPDDTRLAVQRTDESPVGVVTRAAIGATGTKVFDQRYPVAGSDNAIVELFVMDPDGANRVKVDLGDNPDIYLARVDWAPDGSALYVQRQNREQTRLDMLRVDPATGASEVWFTEEAARPDYWINLSDNYRFLDDGSLLWWSERDGYGQFYRFDGEDWQQLTSGDEPVTSLVGINEETGVFFYQATTDVLTQQIYRASLDGQAGGASLTDPGFTNSASMDQQGQTLLISRSSPSQPPQSYLADADGQRLAWVEENALDADHPYAPYLASHVWPEFGTLPAEDGTPLHYMMLKPKMEPGKKYPVFIMHYGGPGPQMVDRGWKGALAQAIVDKGYVYFVLDNRGSANRGVAFEQPIYHAMGGVEVRDQKAGAEFLKSLDFVDPDKLAIYGWSYGGYMTLKQLQADPGLYAAGVSGAPVTRWELYDTHYTERFMGDPNTVPEAYEASSAIPKATEMTDPLLLIHGMADDNVVFENSTELISTLQEAAVPFEMMLYPGYTHRVSGPKISVHLWHTIFDFLDSHGVTPPE is encoded by the coding sequence ATGCGCCACCTGCTTGCCGCCGCAGCCATTCTCGCCCTTGCTACACCACTTGCCGCGCAGGAGAGCGACGCCATGACCAGCCAGGCCACCCAGAACGCAGACCTCACCATCGAACGCGTCTTCGCCAGCCCCGGCCTCGACGGGCCGAGCCCGCGCCAAGCGAAGCTTTCGCCCGATGGCCGCTATCTGACCCTGCTGCGCAACCGCGCGGATGATCGCGAACGCTATGATCTGTGGGGCTACGACCGGCAGAGCGGCGAATGGACCATGCTGGTCGACAGCGAAGCGCTGGGTTCGGGCCGCGAACTGTCCGAAGACGAGAAGATGCAGCGGGAGCGGGCGCGGGTCGGCAACCTCAAGGGCATTATCGCCTATCAGTGGAATGCGGATGGATCGGGCGTGCTGGTGCCGCTGGACGGCGATCTCTACCTCGCGAAGCTGGACGGAACCGTCACCCGGCTGACCGACACCGAGGAAAGCGAGCTCAACCCCAAGCTCAGCCCGGAGGGCGAATTCGTCTCCTTCGTGCGCGACCGGCAACTGTGGGTGGGCCCGGTCGGCGGGGACGCGCAGCCGATCACGCCGAAGGAAGGCGAGCTGATCCGCTGGGGCGAGGCGGAGTTCGTCGCACAGGAAGAAATGGGCCGGATGACCGGCTTCTGGTGGAATCCCGATGACACGCGGCTGGCGGTGCAACGGACCGACGAGAGCCCGGTGGGCGTGGTCACCCGCGCGGCGATCGGCGCGACCGGGACCAAGGTGTTCGACCAGCGCTACCCCGTGGCGGGCAGCGACAACGCGATCGTCGAGCTGTTTGTGATGGACCCGGACGGCGCGAACCGGGTCAAGGTCGATCTGGGGGACAACCCCGACATCTACCTCGCCCGGGTCGACTGGGCTCCCGATGGCAGCGCGCTGTATGTCCAGCGCCAGAACCGCGAGCAGACGCGGCTCGACATGCTCAGGGTCGATCCCGCAACCGGGGCAAGCGAGGTCTGGTTTACCGAAGAAGCGGCGCGGCCCGACTACTGGATCAACCTGTCGGACAATTACCGCTTTCTCGACGACGGGAGCCTGCTGTGGTGGTCGGAACGCGACGGTTACGGGCAGTTCTATCGCTTCGACGGTGAGGACTGGCAGCAGCTGACCAGTGGGGACGAACCCGTGACCTCGCTGGTCGGAATCAACGAAGAGACCGGCGTGTTCTTCTACCAGGCGACGACCGATGTGCTGACCCAGCAGATCTATCGTGCCTCGCTCGACGGGCAGGCGGGCGGCGCATCGCTGACCGACCCCGGTTTCACCAACAGCGCGAGCATGGACCAGCAGGGCCAGACGCTGCTCATCAGCCGGTCTTCCCCCAGCCAGCCGCCGCAAAGCTACCTCGCCGATGCGGACGGGCAGCGCCTGGCGTGGGTGGAGGAAAACGCGCTCGACGCAGATCATCCCTACGCGCCCTATCTCGCCAGCCATGTGTGGCCCGAATTCGGCACGCTGCCTGCGGAGGACGGAACCCCGCTGCATTACATGATGCTCAAGCCCAAGATGGAGCCGGGCAAGAAGTACCCCGTGTTCATCATGCACTATGGCGGCCCCGGCCCGCAGATGGTGGATCGCGGTTGGAAGGGCGCGCTGGCGCAGGCGATCGTCGACAAGGGCTATGTCTACTTCGTGCTCGACAATCGCGGCTCGGCCAACCGGGGCGTCGCGTTCGAGCAGCCGATCTATCATGCAATGGGCGGGGTCGAGGTGCGCGACCAGAAGGCGGGCGCGGAGTTTCTGAAGTCGCTCGACTTCGTCGATCCGGACAAGCTGGCGATCTACGGCTGGTCCTATGGCGGGTACATGACGCTCAAGCAGCTGCAGGCCGATCCGGGCCTCTATGCCGCAGGCGTGTCCGGCGCCCCGGTCACCCGGTGGGAGCTGTACGACACCCATTATACCGAGCGCTTCATGGGCGATCCGAACACAGTGCCCGAAGCCTACGAAGCGTCGAGCGCCATTCCCAAAGCGACCGAGATGACCGACCCGCTGCTGCTGATCCACGGCATGGCGGACGACAACGTGGTGTTCGAGAATTCGACCGAGCTGATCTCGACCTTGCAGGAAGCGGCGGTGCCGTTCGAGATGATGCTCTATCCGGGCTACACCCACCGGGTCAGCGGGCCGAAGATCAGCGTGCACCTGTGGCACACGATCTTCGATTTCCTGGATAGCCACGGGGTAACCCCGCCGGAATGA
- a CDS encoding APC family permease, with translation MSENQSTGGQLGLSAVWAIAVGGMVGGGIFSTLGVVISSAGHWAALSFVLGGLVAYATGHSLAALTVAKDEAGGIYTFLRDLKFTRLVRCSAWVLLAGYVLTCAVYAYTFGAYLGQAIGGPGWLPPAMASAVILAMTAINLRGAGQAAGVEIAIVAIKLAILAALAAFGLSQFEVEKLSIAQQPGLIGIVIGAASVFMAYEGFELVAYDYDEMKDRKRVMRRIMPLAIGSAALIYVLVALAVPMLTGTQAVIADGEVALSRAGQAALGTPGLIAVTIAAALSTASAINATLFSSARLAREVARDGALPGALGRENAEGSPYWAVLLLAAGALALAVMGGLDGLVSGASVVFLLVFGTLNALAVKENVGRRWITLPGTVLAFGALAVLLLHMLGVI, from the coding sequence ATGAGCGAAAACCAGTCGACCGGGGGCCAGCTCGGTCTTTCAGCGGTCTGGGCGATCGCGGTCGGCGGGATGGTCGGCGGCGGGATATTCTCGACGCTCGGCGTGGTCATCTCCAGCGCGGGGCACTGGGCCGCGCTCAGCTTCGTGCTCGGCGGGCTGGTGGCCTATGCCACCGGGCACAGCCTTGCCGCGTTGACGGTGGCGAAGGACGAGGCAGGCGGTATCTACACCTTCCTGCGCGACCTCAAGTTCACCCGGCTCGTCCGCTGCTCCGCCTGGGTGCTGCTCGCCGGATACGTGCTGACCTGCGCGGTCTATGCCTACACCTTCGGGGCCTATCTGGGGCAGGCGATCGGCGGACCTGGCTGGCTTCCCCCGGCGATGGCCTCAGCGGTGATCCTCGCGATGACCGCGATCAACCTGCGCGGGGCAGGTCAGGCGGCGGGGGTGGAAATCGCCATCGTCGCGATCAAGCTCGCGATCCTCGCTGCGCTGGCCGCGTTCGGCCTTTCGCAGTTCGAGGTGGAGAAGCTTTCCATCGCCCAGCAACCGGGCCTGATCGGCATCGTGATCGGCGCGGCGTCGGTGTTCATGGCCTATGAAGGCTTCGAACTGGTCGCCTACGATTATGACGAGATGAAGGACCGCAAGCGGGTGATGCGGCGGATCATGCCGCTGGCGATCGGTAGCGCGGCGCTGATCTACGTCCTCGTCGCGCTGGCGGTGCCGATGCTGACCGGTACGCAGGCGGTGATCGCGGATGGCGAGGTCGCGCTGTCGCGCGCCGGGCAGGCTGCGCTCGGCACGCCCGGGCTGATCGCGGTGACCATCGCGGCTGCGCTCTCCACGGCAAGTGCGATCAACGCCACGCTGTTCAGCTCGGCCCGGCTGGCGCGCGAAGTGGCGCGGGACGGTGCCTTGCCGGGCGCGCTGGGGCGGGAGAATGCAGAAGGATCGCCTTACTGGGCGGTGCTGCTGCTCGCGGCGGGTGCGCTCGCGCTGGCGGTGATGGGCGGGCTCGACGGGCTGGTGAGCGGGGCGAGTGTGGTGTTCCTGCTTGTCTTCGGCACGCTCAACGCGCTTGCGGTGAAGGAGAATGTCGGTCGCCGCTGGATCACTCTGCCCGGTACGGTGCTCGCATTCGGCGCCCTGGCGGTGTTGCTGCTGCACATGCTCGGAGTGATTTGA
- a CDS encoding aspartate-semialdehyde dehydrogenase, translating to MGYKVAVVGATGNVGREMMQVLAEREFPIDEIVALASSRSQGTEIEFGDTGKMLKCKNLEHFDFTGWDIALFSAGGAIAKEYAPKAAAAGCVVIDNSSYYRMDPDVPLIVPEVNPDAIDGYAKRNIIANPNCSTAQLVVALKPLHDAAGIKRVVVSTYQSVSGAGKEGMDELFQQSRAIFVGDPVEPAKFTKQIAFNVIPHIDVFLDDGSTKEEWKMVVETKKILDPKIKLTATCVRVPVFVGHSEAVTIEFEREITAEQAQDILREAPGIMLVDKREDEGYITPVESVGDGATYISRVREDPTVEHGLNLWCVSDNLRKGAALNAVQIAELLGRRHLKKG from the coding sequence ATGGGTTACAAGGTCGCCGTTGTCGGCGCGACGGGTAATGTCGGGCGCGAAATGATGCAGGTGTTGGCGGAACGCGAGTTCCCGATCGACGAGATCGTGGCGCTGGCCAGCTCGCGTTCGCAGGGCACCGAGATCGAGTTCGGCGACACCGGCAAGATGCTCAAGTGCAAGAACCTCGAACATTTCGACTTCACCGGCTGGGACATCGCACTGTTTTCCGCCGGTGGCGCGATCGCCAAGGAATATGCGCCCAAGGCTGCGGCGGCGGGCTGCGTGGTGATCGACAATTCCTCGTACTACCGGATGGACCCGGACGTGCCGCTGATCGTGCCCGAGGTGAACCCCGACGCGATCGACGGCTATGCCAAGCGTAACATCATCGCGAACCCCAACTGCTCGACGGCGCAGCTGGTCGTTGCGCTCAAACCCCTGCACGATGCGGCGGGGATCAAGCGCGTGGTCGTCTCGACCTATCAGTCGGTCTCGGGCGCGGGCAAGGAAGGCATGGACGAGCTGTTCCAGCAGAGCCGTGCGATCTTCGTGGGCGACCCTGTCGAGCCAGCCAAGTTCACCAAGCAGATCGCCTTCAACGTGATCCCGCATATCGACGTCTTTCTCGACGATGGATCGACCAAGGAAGAGTGGAAGATGGTGGTCGAGACCAAGAAGATTCTTGATCCCAAGATCAAGCTGACCGCCACCTGCGTGCGGGTGCCCGTGTTCGTCGGCCACTCCGAGGCGGTGACCATCGAGTTCGAACGTGAAATCACCGCCGAACAGGCGCAGGACATCCTGCGCGAGGCGCCCGGCATCATGCTGGTCGATAAGCGCGAGGACGAAGGCTATATCACCCCGGTAGAAAGCGTGGGCGACGGCGCGACCTATATCAGCCGCGTGCGCGAAGACCCGACGGTGGAGCACGGCCTCAACCTGTGGTGCGTCTCCGACAACCTGCGCAAGGGTGCGGCGCTCAACGCCGTGCAGATCGCCGAACTGCTGGGCCGCCGTCACCTCAAGAAGGGCTAG
- a CDS encoding DsbA family protein encodes MLTADLYFSFRSPYSYLAIGRYRALMESHAVEIALRPVWPLAIREPDFFERNHPNWLGYTVRDMMRVAQFHGIPFGPPRPDPIVQDVATRRIAQDQPFIRYVTRLGQAAARRGKGVAFAHEAARLIWGGAENWHEGDHLANAAQRAGLDPAALDAEVAAQADTLDAEIAANQQALEDAGHWGVPTLVFDGEPFFGQDRIEMVRWRMEQKGLTPRA; translated from the coding sequence GTGCTGACCGCCGATCTCTATTTCAGCTTCCGCTCGCCCTACAGCTACCTCGCGATCGGTCGCTATCGCGCGCTGATGGAGAGCCACGCGGTGGAGATCGCGCTGCGGCCGGTGTGGCCGCTTGCGATCCGCGAGCCCGATTTCTTCGAGCGCAATCATCCCAACTGGCTTGGCTACACGGTGCGCGACATGATGCGCGTCGCCCAGTTCCACGGCATTCCCTTCGGCCCGCCGCGCCCCGACCCGATCGTGCAGGACGTGGCGACGCGCCGGATTGCGCAGGACCAGCCTTTTATCCGCTACGTAACCCGGCTGGGGCAGGCGGCGGCGCGGCGCGGGAAGGGCGTGGCGTTCGCGCATGAGGCTGCGCGGCTGATCTGGGGCGGGGCGGAAAACTGGCACGAGGGCGATCATCTGGCCAATGCGGCGCAGCGTGCCGGGCTCGATCCTGCGGCTCTCGATGCAGAGGTCGCGGCGCAGGCCGATACGCTCGACGCGGAGATTGCCGCCAACCAGCAGGCGCTGGAGGACGCGGGCCACTGGGGCGTGCCGACGCTGGTGTTCGATGGCGAACCCTTCTTCGGGCAGGACCGGATCGAGATGGTCCGCTGGCGGATGGAGCAGAAAGGGCTCACTCCGCGCGCCTAG